One window from the genome of Cucumis melo cultivar AY chromosome 10, USDA_Cmelo_AY_1.0, whole genome shotgun sequence encodes:
- the LOC103488764 gene encoding nicotinamidase 2-like isoform X2, producing the protein MENPKSKPAAATSTDAISSSYKKYEIRHRLPNPKIAALLVIDMQNYFSAMAEPIFPNILTTIRLCRAASIPVIFTRHAHASASDNPILNEWWNGDIILDGTHAAGLISDLDREDADEVIRKNTYSAFRNTRLEDCLKEKGVEEVIVTGVMTNICCETTAREAFVRGYRVFFSTDATATVDLELHEATLKNLAYGFAYLVDCKRLGEISGSFVMGVKTTGRIRI; encoded by the exons ATGGAAAACCCCAAATCAAAGCCCGCCGCCGCCACTTCCACCGACGCAATCTCTTCATCATACAAAAAATACGAGATCCGCCACAGACTTCCAAATCCCAAAATCGCCGCCCTCTTAGTGATCGACATGCAGAACTATTTCTCCGCCATGGCCGAGCCCATCTTCCCCAATATCCTCACCACCATCCGCCTTTGCCGTGCTGCATCCATCCCTGTCATCTTCACCCGTCACGCCCACGCCTCTGCCTCCGACAACCCCATCCTCAACGAGTGGTGGAACGGCGACATTATCCTCGATGGAACCCATGCAGCCGGTCTCATTTCCGATCTTGATCGGGAGGACGCCGATGAGGTCATCCGGAAGAACACCTACAGTGCATTCCGGAACACGCGCCTAGAGGACTGCCTGAAAGAGAAGGGCGTGGAAGAGGTGATTGTGACTGGGGTTATGACGAACATTTGCTGTGAGACAACGGCACGTGAGGCGTTTGTAAGAGGGTATAGAGTATTCTTCTCCACGGATGCGACGGCGACGGTGGACTTGGAGCTACACGAGGCTACGTTGAAAAATCTGGCTTATGGGTTCGCTTACTTGGTGGATTGCAAGAGGCTTGGAGAGATTTCTG GTTCTTTTGTGATGGGTGTTAAAACTACCGGTCGAATTCGAATTTAG
- the LOC103488766 gene encoding chaperone protein dnaJ C76, chloroplastic, whose protein sequence is MSASWLPLYTPTKQYPIQRKLGSYNPSTSRKLHANTLSCKAASSITDFDLYDLLGIDNTSNPSRIKAAYRALQKHCHPDIAGPAGHDMAIILNEAYSVLSDPSSRLAYDKEQAKMAELRGYTGKPVYSVWLGSESEQRAVFVDEVKCIGCLKCALFAGKTFAVESVYGRARVVAQWADPEYKVMEAIEACPVDCISMVERTDLAALEFLMSKQPRGNVRVGMGNTAGERVSNIFTDVKKFQIRFNEAMEKATKEQSKGATFDSEGQLAAIQAIRSISNWLFWQTATPVGPGSKQSQSLTRSASKFTPEINKLQAAVTARKQIREKAEGRNRITTKYLSRDDYWVPTTFALPASTQCPNNPISKPSVETKPTKQSRDLGSDVSSGVHVSPMRLILPVSISIIATAIIQQMVRNDGADELKEHAAGSMALELVNSHWMQVILTGVTWYIIGMAVTGMVEMIARKFRP, encoded by the exons ATGAGTGCCTCCTGGCTTCCTCTGTACACACCCACAAAACAATATCCAATTCAAAGAAAGTTAGGATCATACAACCCTTCAACTTCCAGAAAGCTTCATGCCAACACTTTGTCCTGCAAGGCAGCTTCTTCTATCACAGACTTTGATCTTTATGATCTTCTCGGCATCGACAACACCTCCAATCCATCACGGATTAAGGCGGCCTACCGTGCACTCCAAAAACACTGTCACCCCGACATCGCCGGTCCTGCTGGCCATGACATGGCCATCATTCTTAATGAAGCATATTCTGTTCTATCAGATCCTAGTTCTAGGCTGGCTTATGATAAG GAGCAAGCAAAAATGGCAGAACTTCGAGGTTACACAGGGAAGCCAGTTTATTCAGTGTGGTTGGGGTCAGAAAGCGAACAACGGGCGGTTTTTGTGGATGAAGTGAAATGTATTGGCTGCTTGAAATGTGCTTTATTTGCTGGGAAAACTTTTGCTGTTGAATCTGTGTATGGGAGAGCAAGAGTTGTGGCTCAATGGGCTGATCCTGAATATAAAGTCATGGAGGCTATTGAAGCTTGCCCAGTTGACTGCATTTC CATGGTGGAAAGGACAGACTTGGCAGCCTTGGAGTTCTTAATGTCGAAGCAACCACGTGGGAACGTAAGAGTTGGAATGGGGAACACAGCTGGCGAACGAGTGTCAAACATCTTCACTGACGTGAAGAAGTTCCAAATCAGGTTCAATGAGGCTATGGAGAAAGCTACAAAAGAGCAATCCAAG GGAGCAACCTTTGATAGCGAAGGACAGTTGGCTGCAATTCAGGCTATCAGATCAATCTCAAATTGGCTATTTTGGCAGACAGCAACACCAGTTGGACCTGGATCGAAACAAAGCCAAAGCCTGACACGCAGTGCCAGCAAATTCACACCCGAAATCAACAAACTTCAGGCTGCTGTTACTGCAAGGAAACAAATCAGGGAAAAAGCAGAAGGCAGAAATAGAATTACAACAAAATACCTATCCAGAGATGATTATTGGGTTCCAACCACCTTTGCACTTCCAGCTTCAACTCAATGTCCAAACAACCCAATCTCAAAGCCTAGTGTGGAGACCAAACCTACAAAGCAATCAAGAGACCTCGGTTCTGATGTTAGTAGTGGTGTTCATGTTAGTCCCATGAGATTGATATTACCAGTTTCTATATCGATAATTGCAACTGCTATAATTCAGCAAATGGTGAGAAATGATGGTGCCGATGAATTGAAGGAACACGCTGCAGGTTCTATGGCTCTGGAGTTGGTTAATAGTCACTGGATGCAGGTGATCCTAACAGGCGTCACTTGGTATATCATTGGAATGGCAGTGACGGGGATGGTAGAAATGATTGCAAGAAAGTTTAGACCTTGA
- the LOC103488765 gene encoding exosome complex component RRP41 homolog, whose product MEFVTPEGLRLDGRRPRELREMRAEIGAVSKANGSALFEMGNTKVLAAVYGPREVQNRSQQMSNQALVRCEYTMANFSTGDRMRKPKGDRRSTEISLVIRQTMEECILTHLMPRSQIDIFVQVLQADGGTRSACINAATLALADAGIPMRDIVTSCSAGYLNSNALLDLNYVEDSAGGPDVTVGFLPKLDKVTLLQMDAKLPIDVFEDVMELAIEGCKAIATYIRKVMLDHTKQLEYHRDG is encoded by the exons ATGGAGTTTGTGACCCCCGAAGGACTTCGCCTAGACGGTCGCCGTCCCAGGGAG CTGAGGGAAATGCGAGCGGAAATTGGGGCTGTTTCTAAAGCAAATGG GTCTGCTCTTTTTGAGATGGGTAACACCAAAGTTCTTGCTGCTGTATATGGTCCAAGAGAG GTCCAGAATAGGAGTCAACAAATGAGCAACCAAGCACTG GTGCGTTGTGAGTACACCATGGCTAATTTCAGTACTGGAGATCGCATGAGAAAGCCCAAGGGAGACag GCGATCCACAGAGATATCTTTAGTTATTCGCCAGACAATGGAGGAATGCATTCTAACACATTTAATGCCTCGGTCTCAG ATAGATATTTTTGTCCAAGTTCTTCAAGCAGATGGAG GTACCAGATCAGCTTGCATAAATGCTGCAACTTTGGCGCTTGCTGATGCTGGAATTCCAATGCGTGATATTGTTACTTCCTGCAGTGCTGGATACCTTAATAGCAATGCTTTGCTCG ATTTGAATTATGTAGAGGATAGTGCTGGTGGCCCTGACGTCACTGTAGGCTTTCTACCTAAGTTGGATAAAGTTACTCTTCTACAG ATGGATGCTAAATTACCTATTGATGTATTTGAGGATGTGATGGAACTTGCAATTGAGGGCTGCAAAGCCATAGCTACTTACATTCGAAAA GTAATGTTGGATCATACGAAGCAACTCGAATATCATCGCGATGGATAG
- the LOC103488767 gene encoding thioredoxin-like protein YLS8, producing the protein MSYLLPHLHSGWAVDQAILAEEERVVIIRFGHDWDDTCMQMDEVLASVAETIKNFAVIYLVDITEVPDFNTMYELYDPSTVMFFFRNKHIMIDLGTGNNNKINWALKDKQEFIDIVETVYRGARKGRGLVIAPKDYSTKYRY; encoded by the exons ATGTCGTACCTTCTACCGCATTTGCATTCAGGATGGGCTGTGGATCAAGCCATTCTCGCTGAAGAAGAACGTGTCGTCATCATCCGTTTCGGCCATGATTGGGACGACACCTGTATGCAG ATGGATGAAGTGTTGGCCTCAGTTGCGGAGACAATTAAGAACTTTGCAGTAATATACCTTGTGGATATCACAGAAGTTCCTGATTTCAACACAATGTATGAACTGTATGATCCTTCCACCGTCATGTTCTTCTTTAGGAACAAGCACATAATGATTGATCTTGGTACTGGGAACAACAATAAGATAAATTGGGCACTCAAGGATAAACAAGAGTTCATTGATATTGTTGAAACAGTTTATCGTGGAGCAAGGAAAGGACGTGGTTTAGTCATTGCACCTAAGGATTATTCAACCAAATATCGCTACTAG
- the LOC103488764 gene encoding nicotinamidase 2-like isoform X3 — translation MENPKSKPAAATSTDAISSSYKKYEIRHRLPNPKIAALLVIDMQNYFSAMAEPIFPNILTTIRLCRAASIPVIFTRHAHASASDNPILNEWWNGDIILDGTHAAGLISDLDREDADEVIRKNTYSAFRNTRLEDCLKEKGVEEVIVTGVMTNICCETTAREAFVRGYRVFFSTDATATVDLELHEATLKNLAYGFAYLVDCKRLGEISGK, via the exons ATGGAAAACCCCAAATCAAAGCCCGCCGCCGCCACTTCCACCGACGCAATCTCTTCATCATACAAAAAATACGAGATCCGCCACAGACTTCCAAATCCCAAAATCGCCGCCCTCTTAGTGATCGACATGCAGAACTATTTCTCCGCCATGGCCGAGCCCATCTTCCCCAATATCCTCACCACCATCCGCCTTTGCCGTGCTGCATCCATCCCTGTCATCTTCACCCGTCACGCCCACGCCTCTGCCTCCGACAACCCCATCCTCAACGAGTGGTGGAACGGCGACATTATCCTCGATGGAACCCATGCAGCCGGTCTCATTTCCGATCTTGATCGGGAGGACGCCGATGAGGTCATCCGGAAGAACACCTACAGTGCATTCCGGAACACGCGCCTAGAGGACTGCCTGAAAGAGAAGGGCGTGGAAGAGGTGATTGTGACTGGGGTTATGACGAACATTTGCTGTGAGACAACGGCACGTGAGGCGTTTGTAAGAGGGTATAGAGTATTCTTCTCCACGGATGCGACGGCGACGGTGGACTTGGAGCTACACGAGGCTACGTTGAAAAATCTGGCTTATGGGTTCGCTTACTTGGTGGATTGCAAGAGGCTTGGAGAGATTTCTG GTAAATAA
- the LOC103488764 gene encoding protein FAR1-RELATED SEQUENCE 5-like isoform X1 has translation MENPKSKPAAATSTDAISSSYKKYEIRHRLPNPKIAALLVIDMQNYFSAMAEPIFPNILTTIRLCRAASIPVIFTRHAHASASDNPILNEWWNGDIILDGTHAAGLISDLDREDADEVIRKNTYSAFRNTRLEDCLKEKGVEEVIVTGVMTNICCETTAREAFVRGYRVFFSTDATATVDLELHEATLKNLAYGFAYLVDCKRLGEISAMEKIGQPCNNSEVVDLEDDRKARIDPQLEIVEPVIGMKFSSVEETYQFYVNYATKVGFTVRKQYHKKKKNGIVSRASFCCSKEGFRQVNKRKEFDHYTRPISRTGCEASLACLLGKNGQYRVVSFKGNHNHDLGKMKMKRTMDVDMNISNAQKVHDADSSRTSFRATMGLINKEVDGREGTGFVDKDYINYVPIEKKARIEKGEVEALVQYFEKKQRDNSSIFYALQLNEDNMVASIFWTDTRSVYDYECFGDVICFDTTYRSNELGRPFTPFFGVNHHKQSAMFGAALLYDETIESLKWLFNTFLSVMSKKQPKTILTNQSSTIAKAICDVFPETQHRLCVWHIFRSAAKTLSHVFHGQNQFVQDFSSCLFDYENEDDWLLAWQKMLDKYALTDNKWLTYLFELREKWAIVYGRHAFTADMKSTQCSESMNEVLKKYLRPDYDILQFLQQYDRFLADRRCEEMVADFKMNHTTPILPMDTEMLLHVVDIYTPTVFKLFEKEYMNILSCSTFKIGKFDGVSEYKVLVHGSSCHWLVKYEASTQTVTCSCMKFTSTGILCSHALKVLDRKNVKKLPASYILKRWTRDARASNDQTLNVCEKSTGERYNHLCRKFYQITSLAAEHEKLFEHASQTFVQLLKDLEEMKKNFFCGK, from the exons ATGGAAAACCCCAAATCAAAGCCCGCCGCCGCCACTTCCACCGACGCAATCTCTTCATCATACAAAAAATACGAGATCCGCCACAGACTTCCAAATCCCAAAATCGCCGCCCTCTTAGTGATCGACATGCAGAACTATTTCTCCGCCATGGCCGAGCCCATCTTCCCCAATATCCTCACCACCATCCGCCTTTGCCGTGCTGCATCCATCCCTGTCATCTTCACCCGTCACGCCCACGCCTCTGCCTCCGACAACCCCATCCTCAACGAGTGGTGGAACGGCGACATTATCCTCGATGGAACCCATGCAGCCGGTCTCATTTCCGATCTTGATCGGGAGGACGCCGATGAGGTCATCCGGAAGAACACCTACAGTGCATTCCGGAACACGCGCCTAGAGGACTGCCTGAAAGAGAAGGGCGTGGAAGAGGTGATTGTGACTGGGGTTATGACGAACATTTGCTGTGAGACAACGGCACGTGAGGCGTTTGTAAGAGGGTATAGAGTATTCTTCTCCACGGATGCGACGGCGACGGTGGACTTGGAGCTACACGAGGCTACGTTGAAAAATCTGGCTTATGGGTTCGCTTACTTGGTGGATTGCAAGAGGCTTGGAGAGATTTCTG CCATGGAGAAAATTGGGCAACCATGTAATAATTCTGAAGTTGTTGATCTGGAAGATGATAGAAAGGCTAGGATTGACCCCCAACTTGAAATTGTGGAGCCAGTGATTGGGATGAAGTTTAGTTCTGTTGAGGAAACGTATCAGTTCTATGTCAATTATGCAACAAAAGTTGGTTTTACTGTTAGGAAACAAtatcacaaaaagaaaaagaatggaaTTGTTTCAAGAGCTTCCTTTTGTTGCTCAAAGGAAGGGTTTCGTCAAGTAAATAAGAGAAAAGAATTTGATCATTATACTCGGCCAATTTCAAGGACAGGATGTGAAGCTTCATTGGCATGCTTGCTTGGAAAGAATGGTCAATACAGAGTTGTGTCTTTTAAAGGAAATCACAATCATGACCTTGGTAAAATGAAGATGAAGCGTACAATGGATGTTGATATGAACATTTCCAATGCTCAAAAAGTGCATGATGCAGATAGTTCAAGAACTTCATTTAGAGCTACTATGGGACTAATAAATAAAGAGGTGGATGGTAGAGAAGGAACGGGATTCGTGGACAAAGATTACATAAATTATGTACCCATAGAAAAAAAAGCAAGAATTGAAAAGGGAGAAGTTGAAGCACTTGTACAGTATTTTGAGAAAAAACAGAGGGACAACTCTTCTATTTTTTATGCATTGCAACTCAACGAAGATAACATGGTTGCTAGTATCTTTTGGACCGATACACGTTCAGTGTATGATTATGAGTGTTTTGGAGATGTCATTTGTTTTGACACTACCTATCGTTCAAATGAACTTGGTCGACCTTTTACACCATTCTTTGGAGTTAATCACCATAAACAATCAGCAATGTTTGGTGCAGCTTTACTTTATGATGAAACAATCGAGTCTCTTAAATGGTTGTTTAATACTTTTCTTAGTGTAATGTCTAAAAAGCAACCAAAGACAATTCTTACAAATCAGTCTTCGACAATAGCTAAAGCAATATGTGATGTTTTTCCTGAAACCCAACATCGACTATGTGTTTGGCATATTTTTCGAAGTGCTGCTAAGACCTTGAGTCATGTGTTTCATGGACAAAATCAATTTGTTCAGGACTTTAGCAGTTGTTTATTTGATTATGAAAATGAAGATGATTGGTTGTTAGCATGGCAGAAAATGTTGGATAAATATGCTCTTACAGATAACAAGTGGTTGACATATTTGTTTGAATTGCGAGAAAAATGGGCAATAGTATATGGGCGACATGCTTTTACGGCCGACATGAAAAGCACACAATGTAGTGAAAGTATGAATGAGgtattgaaaaaatatttaaggcCGGATTATGACATTTTGCAATTTCTCCAACAATATGATAGATTTTTAGCCGATCGAAGATGTGAGGAAATGGTTGCGGATTTTAAGATGAATCATACAACACCTATCTTGCCAATGGATACAGAAATGTTACTACATGTGGTAGACATATACACACCGACAGTATTTAAATTgtttgaaaaagaatatatgAATATTCTTAGTTGTAGTACCTTCAAGATAGGTAAATTTGACGGCGTATCAGAGTATAAAGTATTAGTTCATGGCAGCTCTTGTCATTGGTTAGTTAAATATGAGGCTTCAACACAAACAGTCACGTGTAGTTGCATGAAATTCACATCCACCGGTATTCTATGTAGCCATGCTCTTAAGGTACTTGATAGGAAGAATGTGAAAAAGCTTCCTGCCTCATATATTTTGAAAAGATGGACAAGAGATGCAAGAGCTTCAAATGATCAAACACTCAATGTTTGTGAAAAGTCAACTGGAGAACGTTATAATCACTTGTGTCGTAAATTTTATCAAATTACTTCACTAGCAGCAGAACATGAAAAGTTGTTTGAACACGCTTCTCAAACTTTTGTTCAATTGCTCAAAGATTTAGAGGAGATGAAGAAAAATTTCTTTTGTGGAAAATAA